Proteins encoded by one window of Sphingosinicella sp. BN140058:
- a CDS encoding RidA family protein has protein sequence MTDISSRLAELGITLPEAAAPVAAYVPTVLVGNLLHISGQVSFENGALLTGRLGEDRDLDYGVRAARACGLMLLAQIQKAVGLDRVERIVKLGVFVTSAGSFTDQPKVANGASELMEQVFGDAGRHARSAVGVPALPLGAAVEIDAVVAVRPA, from the coding sequence ATGACCGATATTTCCTCCCGCCTGGCCGAGCTCGGCATCACCCTGCCGGAAGCTGCGGCACCGGTGGCCGCCTACGTGCCGACCGTGCTCGTCGGGAACCTGCTCCACATCTCCGGGCAGGTCTCGTTCGAGAACGGCGCTCTCCTCACCGGGCGGCTCGGCGAGGACCGCGATCTCGACTATGGCGTGCGCGCGGCCCGTGCCTGCGGCCTGATGCTGCTGGCCCAGATCCAGAAGGCGGTCGGCCTCGATCGGGTCGAGCGGATCGTCAAGCTGGGCGTGTTCGTCACCAGCGCGGGATCGTTCACCGATCAACCCAAGGTGGCGAACGGCGCCTCCGAGCTGATGGAGCAGGTGTTCGGGGACGCCGGCCGCCACGCCCGCAGCGCCGTCGGAGTTCCCGCTCTTCCGCTTGGTGCGGCGGTCGAGATCGATGCCGTCGTCGCCGTCCGGCCGGCCTGA
- a CDS encoding glycerophosphodiester phosphodiesterase family protein, with product MPSSPSGRPDPFLLAARPIAHRGLHGGGRIENGRAAFEAAIAAGDGIELDVQASADAVPMVFHDPTLERLTLARGPVKNLTAAALAEIRLRDGEDRIEPLSGILDLIAGRVPLLIEVKARHGHARRLAAAVATAVRSYPGPVGIMSFNPEVPHWLARNAPHLLRGLVVSEQGKAGLRGGAERHLALLRARPDFLAYDVRDLPSPFAAAFRNRGKPVFTWTVRTAAERARAAAAADQIIHELSEGSHV from the coding sequence ATGCCGTCGTCGCCGTCCGGCCGGCCTGATCCCTTTCTCCTCGCCGCCCGCCCGATCGCCCATCGCGGGCTGCACGGCGGTGGGCGGATCGAGAATGGCCGCGCCGCCTTCGAAGCCGCGATCGCCGCCGGTGATGGCATCGAACTCGACGTTCAGGCGAGCGCGGATGCCGTGCCGATGGTGTTTCACGATCCGACACTCGAACGCCTGACCCTCGCGCGCGGCCCGGTGAAGAATCTGACGGCCGCTGCACTCGCTGAGATCCGGCTTCGGGACGGCGAGGACCGGATCGAGCCGCTGTCCGGCATCCTCGATCTGATCGCTGGCCGGGTGCCCTTGCTGATCGAGGTCAAGGCGCGGCATGGGCACGCGCGCCGGCTGGCGGCTGCGGTCGCGACCGCCGTTCGATCTTACCCGGGCCCGGTCGGGATCATGTCGTTCAACCCCGAAGTGCCGCATTGGCTCGCCCGCAACGCGCCGCACCTCCTGCGCGGCCTGGTCGTCAGCGAGCAGGGCAAGGCGGGTTTGCGCGGGGGGGCCGAGCGGCATCTTGCACTTCTGCGCGCGCGACCCGACTTTCTCGCCTACGACGTGCGCGATCTTCCTTCCCCCTTTGCCGCCGCTTTCCGCAACCGCGGCAAGCCGGTCTTCACCTGGACGGTGCGAACCGCTGCGGAGCGCGCCCGTGCGGCCGCAGCCGCCGACCAGATCATTCACGAGCTTTCCGAAGGATCGCATGTCTGA
- a CDS encoding GNAT family N-acetyltransferase, whose amino-acid sequence MSEVVARIGAGVGSFDAEAWDACAGTGNPFVTHAFLAALEQSGSATARAGWQPLPIAVEDADGHLAAVTPAYVKSHSQGEYVFDHAWASAWERAGGDYYPKLQIAVPFTPVPGPRLLTRDPALAPLLIRAVETVVRQNDLSSAHATFLAPADVAAFEDAGWLIRTDSQFHWQNEGYRSFDEFLAALSSRKRKTIRKERSAALDGLTVEHVTGTAITERHWDAFWTFYQDTGARKWGRPYLTREFFSLLGQRMADRILLIFALRDGVPIAGALNMIGADTLYGRYWGAVAEVPHLHFEICYYQAIDAAIERGLTRVEAGAQGSHKLARGYRPVPTFSAHFIPNPSFRKAVADFLQAEREAVAEEIEQLEDFTPFRKGEPHA is encoded by the coding sequence ATGTCTGAAGTCGTTGCGCGGATCGGCGCCGGGGTCGGGAGCTTCGATGCGGAGGCATGGGATGCCTGCGCCGGCACCGGCAATCCCTTCGTCACCCACGCCTTTCTGGCTGCGCTCGAGCAATCGGGCAGCGCCACGGCGCGGGCGGGCTGGCAGCCGCTGCCGATCGCGGTGGAGGATGCCGACGGGCATCTCGCCGCCGTTACCCCGGCTTATGTGAAGAGCCACAGCCAGGGCGAATATGTCTTCGATCACGCCTGGGCCTCTGCGTGGGAGCGGGCCGGCGGCGATTATTATCCCAAGCTGCAGATCGCGGTTCCGTTCACGCCGGTGCCGGGGCCGCGGCTGCTGACCCGGGATCCGGCGCTGGCACCCTTGCTGATCCGTGCGGTCGAAACGGTGGTGCGCCAGAACGATCTCTCCTCCGCCCACGCCACCTTTCTCGCCCCGGCGGACGTCGCGGCGTTCGAGGACGCAGGCTGGCTGATCCGGACCGACAGCCAGTTCCATTGGCAGAATGAAGGCTATCGCAGCTTCGACGAATTTCTCGCCGCGCTGTCGTCGCGCAAGCGCAAGACGATCCGCAAGGAGCGCTCTGCGGCGCTGGACGGCCTCACCGTCGAGCACGTCACCGGCACCGCGATCACCGAGCGGCATTGGGACGCGTTCTGGACCTTCTACCAGGATACCGGCGCGCGCAAATGGGGGCGGCCCTATCTGACCCGCGAATTCTTCTCCCTGCTTGGGCAACGGATGGCGGATCGAATCCTCTTGATCTTCGCGCTCAGGGACGGCGTGCCGATCGCCGGTGCGCTCAACATGATCGGCGCGGATACGCTGTACGGCCGCTATTGGGGTGCCGTTGCCGAGGTTCCGCACCTCCATTTCGAGATCTGCTATTATCAGGCGATCGACGCTGCGATCGAACGCGGCCTAACGCGCGTCGAAGCGGGTGCTCAGGGTTCGCACAAGCTTGCCCGCGGCTATCGGCCGGTGCCGACCTTTTCGGCGCATTTCATCCCCAATCCGAGCTTCCGCAAGGCGGTCGCCGATTTCCTGCAGGCCGAGCGCGAAGCGGTTGCGGAGGAGATCGAGCAGCTCGAGGATTTCACGCCTTTCCGCAAGGGAGAGCCTCACGCATAA
- a CDS encoding S9 family peptidase: MMLRLSCALLLACTAASPALAAPPEGPSRTFEARDLFSLEAATDPQISPDGSKIAYVRRSGDIMTDRMRPSIWLVDTRTGEQMPLAAGPGSHSQPRWSPDGKRLAYISSGEGSSTQLFVRWMASGESVRITNLPDAPTSIAWSPDGRQIAYAMFVPGEGMKLGSLPPRPEGAKWAEPLEIHSDVTYRTDEEGYLKPGFSHIFLVSGDGGAPRQLTFGSVHDNGPLSWTPDGRAILFSSNRSPDWAKEPLDTEVYALDVVGGGITALTDRFGPDNQPAISPDGRLIAFTGFDDKRLGYQNDVLYVMNRDGSGRRALTERLDRSAESPIWASDGRSIFIAYDDHGERKVARVALDGTIRTVAEGLSGGAQDRPYTGGSFSVAKDGSIAATSGSASRPSDVALYRAGAKRQLTRLNAELLDGKRLGEVRKLTATSFDNRQIESWLTLPPSWREGQRLPLILEIHGGPFSAYGPSFATDNQLYASAGYAVLSVNPRGSTSYGEDFANLIHHAYPGRDYDDLIASVDAAIAAGFVDPDRLFVTGGSGGGVLTSWIVGKTDRFKAAATQKPVIDWTSQALTADGPAFFARYWFGAYPWEDQQAYWNRSPLSLVGNVKTPTLVVVGSEDYRTPVSQSEEYYTALQLRGVPTALVKVPGAGHGTIASRPSQSAAKAAAILAWFEKYKNGAPAAARSGATGAN, encoded by the coding sequence ATGATGCTGAGACTGTCCTGCGCCCTGCTTCTGGCCTGCACGGCCGCCTCGCCGGCGCTCGCGGCGCCGCCGGAAGGACCGTCCCGAACGTTCGAAGCGCGGGATCTGTTTTCGCTCGAGGCGGCAACCGATCCGCAGATCAGCCCCGACGGATCGAAGATCGCCTATGTCCGCCGTTCCGGCGACATCATGACCGATCGCATGCGCCCGTCCATCTGGCTGGTCGACACCCGCACCGGCGAGCAGATGCCGCTTGCCGCCGGCCCGGGTTCCCATAGCCAGCCGCGCTGGTCTCCCGATGGCAAGCGTCTCGCCTACATATCGTCGGGCGAGGGGAGTTCGACGCAGCTCTTCGTGCGCTGGATGGCCAGCGGCGAATCGGTGCGGATCACCAACCTGCCCGACGCGCCGACGAGCATCGCCTGGTCTCCCGACGGCCGGCAGATCGCTTACGCCATGTTCGTGCCGGGCGAGGGGATGAAGCTCGGTTCGCTGCCGCCCAGGCCGGAGGGCGCCAAATGGGCGGAGCCGCTCGAAATCCACTCCGACGTCACCTATCGGACCGATGAGGAAGGCTATCTGAAGCCTGGCTTCAGCCACATCTTCCTGGTTTCCGGCGACGGCGGCGCGCCACGCCAGCTGACCTTCGGCTCTGTCCACGACAACGGCCCGTTGTCCTGGACTCCGGACGGGCGCGCGATCCTGTTCAGCAGCAACCGTTCGCCCGATTGGGCGAAGGAGCCGCTCGACACGGAAGTCTACGCGCTCGACGTCGTCGGCGGCGGGATCACGGCGCTCACCGATCGCTTCGGACCGGACAACCAGCCCGCAATCTCCCCCGACGGGCGGCTGATCGCGTTCACCGGCTTCGACGACAAGCGGCTCGGCTACCAGAACGACGTCCTCTACGTGATGAATCGCGACGGCAGCGGCCGCCGGGCGCTGACGGAGCGCCTCGACCGCTCGGCGGAATCGCCGATCTGGGCATCCGACGGTCGTTCGATCTTCATCGCCTATGACGATCATGGCGAGCGCAAGGTCGCACGAGTCGCTCTCGACGGCACCATCCGCACCGTCGCCGAAGGACTGAGCGGCGGCGCCCAGGATCGTCCCTACACCGGCGGCAGCTTTTCGGTCGCGAAGGATGGTTCCATCGCCGCGACCAGCGGCAGCGCCAGCCGTCCCTCCGACGTCGCCCTCTATCGCGCCGGCGCGAAACGCCAGCTCACCCGGCTCAACGCCGAGCTGCTCGACGGCAAGCGCCTCGGCGAGGTTCGCAAGCTCACCGCGACCTCGTTCGACAACCGTCAGATCGAAAGCTGGCTCACCTTGCCGCCGAGCTGGCGCGAGGGGCAGCGCTTGCCCCTCATTCTCGAGATCCACGGCGGCCCATTCTCGGCTTATGGTCCGTCGTTCGCCACCGACAACCAGCTTTATGCGAGCGCGGGGTACGCCGTCCTGTCGGTCAACCCGCGCGGTTCAACCTCCTATGGCGAGGACTTCGCCAACCTCATCCACCATGCCTATCCCGGCCGCGACTATGACGACCTGATCGCGTCGGTCGATGCCGCGATCGCGGCCGGCTTTGTCGACCCCGATCGCCTGTTCGTTACCGGCGGCTCCGGCGGCGGCGTGCTGACCAGCTGGATCGTCGGCAAGACCGATCGCTTCAAGGCCGCGGCGACCCAGAAGCCGGTAATCGACTGGACCAGCCAGGCGCTGACCGCCGACGGGCCCGCCTTCTTCGCGCGCTACTGGTTCGGCGCCTATCCGTGGGAAGACCAACAGGCCTATTGGAACCGGTCGCCGCTGTCGCTGGTCGGCAACGTCAAGACCCCGACCCTGGTCGTCGTCGGCAGCGAGGATTATCGCACGCCGGTCAGCCAGTCCGAGGAATATTATACCGCCCTGCAGCTGCGCGGCGTTCCGACTGCGTTGGTGAAGGTGCCCGGCGCCGGCCACGGCACCATCGCCAGCCGCCCCTCGCAAAGCGCAGCCAAGGCTGCGGCGATCCTCGCCTGGTTCGAAAAGTACAAGAATGGCGCGCCGGCGGCGGCCCGGAGCGGAGCGACAGGCGCGAACTGA
- a CDS encoding thioesterase family protein, giving the protein MTPFHLSITATEDDIDELGHVNNAVWVRWIQDIATSHWAAIAPVEHQNAYVWVVTRHEIDYLRAVLPGETVTGRTWIPDAPRGARFDRHVEFTGADGKVRVRAKTTWAILDKETGRPLRVPPEVAAPFMA; this is encoded by the coding sequence ATGACTCCGTTCCATCTCAGCATCACGGCCACCGAGGACGACATTGACGAGCTCGGCCACGTCAACAATGCGGTTTGGGTGCGCTGGATCCAGGACATCGCCACCAGCCACTGGGCAGCGATTGCGCCGGTCGAACATCAGAATGCCTACGTCTGGGTGGTCACCCGGCACGAGATCGACTATCTGCGCGCGGTGCTGCCGGGCGAAACCGTGACCGGGCGCACCTGGATCCCCGACGCACCGCGCGGCGCCCGCTTCGATCGCCATGTCGAATTCACCGGTGCCGACGGCAAGGTGCGGGTGCGGGCGAAGACCACATGGGCGATTCTCGACAAGGAGACGGGGCGACCCTTGCGGGTGCCGCCGGAGGTCGCCGCACCGTTCATGGCGTGA
- a CDS encoding S9 family peptidase: protein MTKASNLPAPPKAQQRPHSYSRHGYTIEDPYFWLKDQGYPKVDDADVLAYLKAENAYFEAAMAPHEQLVTTLFEEMKGRVKEDESSVPARDGDYLYWWAFKPGAQYRTWYRKPVAGGAEQVILDEAAEAEGKEYYRLGALEVSPDGRLGATLVDDNGSERFQLRIRDLATGKDIETVTEVGIGSPVWTSDSKGVVFTEVNDNWRSYRARYHRLGTAVAEDKTLYEETKELGFTVSLSRAQDRSLIFISTGDNATNEVRFVPAANPLAPPTLISARKPKRQYSVDAAHGKLWIVTNDEHVNFRLAEAEPAKPEAWKTVIPGSDRVYLRGATAYRDHLAISERVDGLDQLVLRSYAGKEERIPFKEASYSASFAGNAEFAPAAYRLSYSSMVTPQTVYDYHPSDDRLETLKVQEIPSGYDASQYATERLMLPTRDGKQVPVSIVYRKGFEKNGKGKLFLYAYGAYGYAIPPSFSTSRVSLLDRGYAYAIAHIRGGDDLGYGWFLDGKLDKRTNTFNDFVDAAKGLIAKGYTAPGKIGIQGGSAGGELMGAVANMNPELWGAVVADVPFVDVLNTMQDESLPLTPGEWPEWGNPITDKAAFEYIRSYSPYDQVKRQAYPPMLITGGLNDPRVTYWEPAKWAAKLRDTKTDDNLLLLKINMGAGHGGKSGRWDRLQEVAEAYAFVLTQIGDDTAK, encoded by the coding sequence ATGACCAAAGCTTCGAACCTTCCAGCACCGCCCAAGGCCCAGCAGCGTCCCCACAGCTACAGCCGCCACGGCTATACGATCGAAGATCCCTATTTCTGGCTGAAGGACCAGGGTTACCCGAAGGTCGATGATGCCGACGTGCTCGCCTATCTCAAGGCGGAGAACGCCTATTTCGAAGCCGCGATGGCGCCGCACGAGCAGCTCGTCACCACCCTGTTCGAGGAAATGAAGGGCCGGGTGAAGGAGGACGAATCGTCCGTGCCTGCGCGGGATGGCGACTATCTCTACTGGTGGGCGTTCAAGCCGGGCGCGCAATATCGCACCTGGTATCGCAAGCCGGTTGCCGGGGGTGCCGAGCAGGTGATCCTGGACGAGGCCGCCGAGGCCGAAGGCAAGGAATATTACCGGCTCGGCGCGCTCGAGGTCAGCCCGGACGGCCGGCTCGGCGCCACCCTGGTCGACGACAATGGCTCGGAGCGCTTCCAGCTCCGCATCCGCGATCTCGCCACCGGCAAGGACATCGAGACGGTGACCGAAGTCGGGATCGGCTCGCCGGTCTGGACCAGCGACAGCAAGGGCGTGGTGTTCACCGAGGTCAACGACAATTGGCGATCCTACCGGGCACGCTACCACCGGCTCGGCACGGCCGTGGCCGAGGACAAGACGCTCTACGAGGAAACCAAGGAGCTCGGCTTCACCGTCAGCCTCTCCCGCGCGCAGGATCGCAGCCTGATCTTCATCTCGACCGGCGACAATGCCACCAACGAGGTGCGTTTCGTTCCGGCCGCCAATCCGCTCGCGCCGCCGACCCTGATCTCGGCGCGCAAGCCCAAGCGGCAATATTCGGTCGACGCCGCGCACGGCAAATTGTGGATCGTGACCAATGACGAGCACGTCAATTTCCGTCTCGCCGAGGCCGAGCCGGCCAAGCCCGAGGCATGGAAAACGGTGATCCCGGGCTCCGACCGGGTCTATCTGCGCGGCGCCACCGCCTATCGCGACCACCTCGCCATCTCCGAGCGGGTCGACGGCCTCGATCAGCTGGTGCTTCGCAGCTATGCCGGCAAGGAGGAGCGCATCCCGTTCAAGGAAGCGAGCTACAGCGCGTCTTTCGCCGGCAATGCCGAATTCGCTCCCGCCGCCTATCGCCTCAGCTATTCGTCGATGGTCACGCCGCAGACCGTCTACGATTATCACCCGTCCGACGACCGGCTCGAGACCCTCAAGGTCCAGGAAATCCCGTCCGGCTACGATGCCAGCCAATATGCGACCGAGCGGCTGATGCTGCCGACCCGCGACGGCAAGCAAGTGCCGGTCTCGATCGTCTACAGGAAGGGCTTCGAGAAGAACGGCAAGGGCAAGCTGTTCCTCTATGCCTACGGCGCCTATGGTTATGCGATCCCGCCGAGCTTCTCGACCTCGCGGGTCAGCCTGCTCGACCGCGGCTACGCTTATGCGATCGCCCACATTCGCGGCGGCGACGATCTCGGCTACGGCTGGTTCCTGGACGGCAAGCTCGACAAGCGCACCAACACGTTCAACGACTTCGTCGACGCGGCCAAGGGCCTGATCGCCAAGGGCTACACCGCGCCGGGCAAGATCGGAATTCAAGGCGGCTCGGCCGGAGGCGAGTTGATGGGCGCGGTCGCGAACATGAACCCGGAATTGTGGGGCGCTGTCGTCGCCGACGTGCCGTTCGTGGACGTGCTCAACACCATGCAGGACGAGAGCCTGCCGCTCACCCCGGGCGAATGGCCGGAATGGGGCAATCCGATCACCGACAAGGCGGCGTTCGAATATATTCGCTCCTACAGCCCCTACGATCAGGTCAAGCGACAGGCCTACCCGCCGATGCTGATCACCGGCGGCCTCAACGATCCACGCGTCACCTATTGGGAGCCGGCCAAATGGGCGGCCAAGCTGCGCGACACCAAGACGGACGACAATCTGCTGCTGCTCAAGATCAACATGGGCGCGGGCCACGGCGGCAAATCGGGCCGCTGGGACCGTCTGCAGGAAGTGGCGGAAGCCTATGCCTTCGTTCTGACCCAGATCGGCGACGACACAGCGAAGTAG
- a CDS encoding aminopeptidase P family protein — protein MSTYEARLQALREQLKADRLDGFVVPLTDEHMSEYVGSYAQRLAWLTGFQGSAGSAVVLPQEAAIFTDGRYTLQVRDQVDGQHWSYQSVPQTSVADWLKDHAPNGGRIGYDPWLHTRDWVARAREALAARGAELVAVERNPIDRVWSGKPAPSPAKLVVHGDALAGKSSAAKRQEMADWLKAEQADAAVLSALDSIAWTFNVRGQDVEHTPVALSFALVHHDGTADLFVASEKLGEDVRQHLGNGVRIHERDAFEPHLRGMAGKTVIADPERAVAAIFGALEAAGARTVAKRDPAVLPKAIKNPVEIAGHHAAQARDGAALTRFLHWLSIEAPGGQVDELSAAAKLQDFRQACGDLRDTSFDTISGAGPNGAIVHYRVTEDTNRRIEMDSLYLVDSGGQYPDGTTDVTRTVAIGTPSAEMRDRFTRVLKGHIAISAALFPDGTRGSQLDTLARQFLWQAGVDYAHGTGHGVGSYLAVHEGPQRIAPVGSGQAGGDEPLRAGMILSNEPGYYKTGAYGIRIENLVLVVPRDIDGAEKPMLGFENLTWAPIDRTLIDLDLLTREERAWVDSYHARVLEIVGPQLDGEVLEWARAACAPL, from the coding sequence ATGTCGACGTACGAAGCCCGCCTCCAGGCCTTGCGCGAGCAGCTGAAGGCCGATCGCCTCGACGGCTTCGTGGTGCCGCTCACCGACGAGCATATGAGCGAATATGTCGGCAGCTATGCCCAGCGGCTCGCCTGGCTGACCGGCTTCCAGGGCTCCGCCGGATCGGCAGTGGTGCTGCCTCAGGAAGCCGCCATCTTCACCGACGGCCGCTACACGCTGCAGGTTCGCGATCAGGTGGACGGGCAGCATTGGAGCTACCAGTCGGTCCCGCAGACCAGCGTCGCCGACTGGCTCAAGGACCACGCGCCGAATGGCGGCCGCATCGGCTACGATCCGTGGCTGCACACCCGCGACTGGGTCGCCCGTGCCCGCGAGGCGCTCGCCGCCCGGGGTGCAGAGCTGGTGGCGGTCGAGCGCAATCCGATCGACCGGGTGTGGTCCGGGAAGCCGGCGCCGTCGCCCGCCAAGCTGGTCGTTCACGGCGATGCGCTGGCCGGCAAATCGTCGGCCGCGAAGCGCCAGGAGATGGCGGACTGGCTGAAGGCGGAGCAGGCCGATGCCGCCGTGCTGTCGGCACTCGATTCGATCGCCTGGACGTTCAATGTGCGCGGTCAGGATGTCGAGCACACGCCGGTCGCTTTGTCCTTCGCGCTCGTTCATCACGACGGTACCGCCGACCTGTTCGTCGCGTCGGAGAAGCTGGGCGAAGACGTTCGCCAGCATCTCGGCAACGGGGTGCGGATCCACGAACGGGATGCGTTCGAACCGCACCTTCGCGGGATGGCCGGAAAGACGGTGATCGCCGATCCGGAGCGTGCCGTCGCCGCGATCTTCGGCGCCCTCGAAGCCGCAGGCGCTCGCACCGTCGCCAAGCGCGATCCGGCCGTTCTCCCCAAGGCGATCAAGAATCCGGTCGAAATCGCAGGCCACCACGCCGCCCAGGCGCGAGACGGCGCGGCGCTCACCCGCTTCCTGCACTGGCTGTCGATCGAAGCGCCCGGCGGTCAGGTCGACGAGCTTTCCGCCGCGGCGAAGCTGCAGGACTTCCGTCAAGCCTGCGGGGACCTGCGCGACACCAGCTTCGATACCATTTCAGGCGCCGGGCCCAACGGAGCGATCGTCCATTATCGGGTGACCGAGGACACGAACCGTCGGATCGAGATGGACTCGCTCTATCTGGTCGATTCCGGCGGCCAATATCCCGACGGCACCACCGACGTCACCCGAACCGTTGCGATCGGAACGCCGAGCGCCGAGATGCGCGACCGGTTCACGCGCGTCTTGAAGGGCCATATCGCGATCTCGGCCGCGCTCTTCCCCGACGGCACGCGGGGCAGCCAGCTCGATACGCTGGCCCGCCAGTTCCTCTGGCAAGCCGGTGTCGATTACGCGCACGGCACCGGACACGGAGTCGGCTCCTACCTCGCCGTTCACGAAGGGCCGCAAAGAATCGCGCCGGTCGGCAGCGGCCAGGCCGGAGGCGATGAGCCGCTGCGTGCCGGCATGATCCTCTCGAACGAACCAGGCTATTACAAGACCGGCGCCTACGGCATCCGAATCGAAAATCTCGTCCTCGTCGTTCCGCGGGACATCGACGGCGCGGAAAAGCCCATGCTCGGCTTCGAAAACCTCACCTGGGCACCGATCGATCGCACCCTCATCGACCTCGATCTCCTCACCCGGGAGGAGCGCGCCTGGGTCGACAGCTATCACGCGCGCGTGCTGGAGATCGTCGGGCCGCAGCTCGACGGTGAGGTTCTGGAATGGGCAAGGGCGGCCTGCGCGCCGCTCTGA
- the infA gene encoding translation initiation factor IF-1 — protein sequence MVKEELLTLEGLIDEIYPDGRFGVSLDNNHRIIAYTAGKMRRFRIKSVVGDRVHVEMTPYDLSKGRIVFRERTPGQGPGGPRRSFRR from the coding sequence ATGGTGAAGGAAGAGCTGCTGACCCTCGAAGGTCTGATCGACGAAATCTATCCTGACGGGCGCTTCGGCGTGAGCCTCGACAATAACCACCGGATCATCGCCTACACCGCCGGCAAGATGCGGCGCTTCCGTATCAAGTCGGTTGTCGGGGACCGCGTGCATGTCGAGATGACACCCTACGATCTCAGCAAGGGCCGCATCGTGTTCCGCGAGCGGACTCCGGGGCAGGGGCCCGGCGGCCCCCGCCGATCTTTCCGTCGGTGA
- a CDS encoding cold-shock protein — protein MTIGTVKFFNTEKGYGFIQPEGGGNDAFVHISAVQAAGMTTLDRDQRVSYELETDRRGKTSAVNIQAA, from the coding sequence ATGACCATTGGAACAGTCAAATTCTTCAACACCGAGAAGGGCTATGGCTTCATCCAGCCGGAAGGCGGCGGAAACGATGCGTTCGTGCACATCAGCGCTGTGCAGGCGGCCGGCATGACCACGCTCGACCGTGATCAGCGTGTTTCCTACGAGCTCGAGACGGATCGCCGCGGCAAGACCAGCGCCGTGAACATTCAGGCGGCCTGA
- a CDS encoding Crp/Fnr family transcriptional regulator produces the protein MSLLRRDVSVDHWHASEGLMGVVELEGLNPLARKLQRLGTVSDEDVQYVLALPCSVKTVQAGHYLVRDGRPATECCVLLSGFACRHKLAANGARQIVSFHLPGDMLDLQHLLLALADHNVQTITEAVVGWIPKGAIRELAARSRAINDALWRDTLIDASIFREWVLNVGRRDAKTRVAHMLCEFAARCEAAGFGSPSAFELPMTQEQIADATGLTSVHVNRMLRALESQGAIARDRRHIRIADWPRMRAIADFDAAYLHAA, from the coding sequence GTGAGCCTGCTGCGCCGCGATGTTAGCGTCGACCACTGGCATGCGTCTGAGGGGCTTATGGGTGTTGTAGAATTGGAGGGATTGAATCCCCTTGCCCGTAAGCTTCAGCGCCTGGGAACCGTATCGGATGAAGACGTACAATATGTCCTTGCCTTGCCGTGCTCGGTAAAAACCGTCCAAGCGGGGCACTATCTGGTTCGCGACGGAAGACCTGCTACGGAATGCTGCGTGCTGCTGTCCGGCTTTGCCTGCAGGCACAAGCTCGCTGCCAACGGGGCTCGGCAGATCGTGTCCTTCCATCTTCCCGGAGACATGCTGGATCTTCAGCATCTGCTGCTCGCGCTGGCCGATCATAATGTCCAGACGATCACCGAAGCCGTGGTCGGGTGGATCCCCAAAGGGGCGATCAGGGAACTTGCGGCGCGGAGCCGGGCGATCAACGATGCTTTGTGGCGTGATACCCTGATCGATGCCTCGATCTTTCGGGAATGGGTCCTGAACGTCGGTCGCCGCGATGCCAAGACCCGCGTTGCCCATATGCTGTGTGAGTTCGCCGCACGGTGCGAGGCTGCGGGCTTCGGCTCGCCTTCCGCGTTCGAGCTTCCGATGACGCAGGAACAGATTGCGGACGCGACGGGGCTGACGAGCGTGCACGTCAACCGCATGCTCCGCGCGCTCGAGTCGCAGGGGGCGATCGCCCGCGACCGCAGGCATATCCGGATTGCGGACTGGCCGCGCATGCGGGCCATCGCGGATTTCGATGCGGCATACCTCCACGCGGCCTGA
- a CDS encoding PilZ domain-containing protein, protein MGLIGELSTQPYGEIRKADRTEVVLGAGLRQRGATAITIQILDLSTHGFRAATHLELAEGTDVWLKLPGLETWHSRVVWMRGHLLGCEFVRPLHPAVLNMVVGKAGR, encoded by the coding sequence ATGGGTCTGATCGGCGAGCTTTCGACGCAACCCTATGGCGAGATCCGAAAGGCGGATCGCACCGAGGTGGTGCTGGGTGCCGGTTTGCGCCAGCGCGGAGCGACCGCGATCACCATCCAGATCCTTGACCTCTCGACCCACGGCTTCCGCGCCGCCACCCATCTCGAACTCGCCGAGGGTACCGACGTGTGGCTGAAGCTGCCGGGGCTCGAAACCTGGCACAGCCGGGTCGTCTGGATGCGGGGCCATCTGCTCGGGTGCGAGTTCGTGCGGCCGTTGCATCCGGCCGTGCTCAACATGGTGGTGGGCAAGGCCGGACGCTGA